GATGAAGAGCTCTCCGGACACGCCCGCCGGCACCGGGTTGAGCGACCCGTCCAGCACGAGGATGCGGGTGTTCGCCACCGGGCGACCGATCGGAACCACCCCGCGCCCGTCCCCGGGCACGCACGCCCAGTAGGTCACGTCCACGGCCGCCTCGGTGGGGCCGTACAGGTTGTGCAGCTCCACGCCCGGGAGCTTCCCGGCGAAGCGCTCCTGGAGCTCGAAGGCGAGCGCCTCCCCGCTGCAGACCACCCGCTTCAGCGAGCCGCACCGCTCCGGCTCTCCCGCCTGGAGGAAGGCGTGCAGCATGGAGGGGACGAAGTGCAGCGTCGTCACCCCCTCGCGCTCGATGAGCTCCGAGAGGTACACCGGGTCGCGGTGCCCCTCGGGGCGGGCGACCACCATGCGCGCCCCGGTCATCAGCGGCCAGAAGAACTCCCAGACGGAGACGTCGAAGCTGAAGGGCGTCTTCTGCAGCACCGCGTCCGAAGCATCCAGCCCGTACTCCTCCTGCATCCAGAGAAGCCGGTTGACGACGCCGCGGTGCTCGTTCATCGCCCCCTTGGGGCGGCCCGTGGAGCCGGAGGTGTAGATCACGTAGGCCAGGCTCCCGGCGGACACGGCGGCCCGGGGGCGCGCCTCCGGCTCCGCGTCGACCTCCCCCCGGTCGCGGTCCAGGCAGACCACCCGCGCGGGGGAGTCGGGGAGGAGCGGCAGGAGGCGCTCCTGCGTGAGGAGCACCGGCACGGCCGAGTCGCCCAGGAGGTACGCGATCCGGTCTCGCGGGTACCCGGGGTCCACGGGGACGTACGCCCCGCCCGCCTTGAGGACGGCGAGGAGCGCGACCACCATGTCAGGCGAGCGCTCCAGGCAGATCCCCACCCGCGCCTCCGGCCCCACCCCCAGCCGCTGGAGGTGGTGGGCGAGGCGGTTGGCGCGCGCATCCAGCTCCCGGTAGGTGACCCGCTCCCCCTCGAACACCACGGCGACGGCGTCGGGCGTGCGGTCCACCTGGCGCTCCACGAGCCGGTGCAGACACTCACCGGTGGGGTAGGGGGCGGCCGTCGCGTTCCACTCCGCCACGACCCGCCGGAGCTCGTCCTCCCCCAGGATCGGGACGTCCAGCACCCTCCGCGCGGGATCGGCGACGGCCGCCTCCAGGAGGGTGCGGAACCGCGCGGCCATCCCGCGGACGGTGGCGGGCTCGAACAGGTCCCGCCGGTACTCCAGGTGGCCGCCCAGCGCCCCCTCCGTCTCCATCAGGTGCAGGAAGAGGTCGAAGCGCGCCATCCCGCCCCCCGCCTCCGGTCCGCCCATCGCGAGCCCTGCGCCCGGCGGAGCCGCGGCGCTCCCGCCGCGCTGCAGCGCGAAGGACGCCTGGAAGAGCGGGTTCCTGCTCGGGTCGCGCTCGGGGGCGAGCTCCCGCACCAGCACCTCCAGCGGGAGGTCCTGGTGCTGCTGGGCCTCCAGGACCGCCTCGCGGACCTGCCGCACCAGCTCGCGGAACGTGGGGTTCGCGGAGAGGTCCGCCCGGACGACCAGGGTGTTGACGAAGAAGCCGATCAGCCCCTCCAGCTCCGGGCGGCTCCGGCTGCTGGCCGGCGTCCCCACGAGGAGGTCGAGCTGCCCCGTGTGCCGGGCGAGGAGGGCGTGGAAGGCCGCGAGGAGGACGACGAACGGGGTGGTCCCCTCCGCCCGCGCCAGCTCCAGCACCCCCGCCGCGAGCGGCCCGGCGAGCGGCACCGGCTCATGGCCCGCGGGGGCGGTCTGCACCGGCGGCCGCGGATGGTCCACCGGGAGCTCCAGGAGGGTGGGCGCCCCCGCGACCCGTCCCCTCCAGTAGCCGAGCTCCGCCTCCAGCCGCTCGCCCCGGATCCGCTCCCGCTGCCACGCCGCGTAGTCCGCGTACTGCACCGGGAGCTCCGGGAGGGGGGAGGGAGCCCCCCGCGTGAAGGCGGCGTACAGGACCGACAGTTCCCGCGTGAACACCCCCTGCGACCACCCGTCCCAGGCGGCGTGGTGCGTGGTGAGGAGCAGGACGTGCTCCTCCGGGCGGAGCCGGACGAGGGTGGCGCGCAGGAGGAGGTCGCGGCCCAGGTCGAACGGGCGGGCGGCCTCCTCCCGGGCGAGCCGCCGGGCGATCCCCGGGCGGGCCTCCGGGGCCGCCCCCGAGAGGTCCACCACCGGAAGGCGCAGCGCGGGCGCGGGGCGCACCCGCTGCACCGGCTCGCCGTCCTCCAGGACGAACACGGACCGGAGCACCTCGTGCCGCCGGACGATCTCCGTCAGGCTGCGCTCCAGCGCCGGGAGGTCGAGCGCGCCCCCGATGGGGAGCGCCTCGGGCTCGTTGTACGCCGGGCTCCCGGGGTCCAGCTCCTGGATGGCCCAGAGCCGCTGCTGGGCGAAGGAAAGCGGCGCCGCCTCCCCCGCGGGACGCCGCGGGATCGAGCCGGGGGGTGTCGTCCCCCGTCCCGCGTTCCCGCGCAGCACCCGGTCGAGGAGCGCCTGGCGCTCCGGGGAGAGCTGTTTCCGCTTTTCCAGCAGCTGCGTTCGTCTGTCCATGAAAATCCCTGGGGGTCGCCGGAGCGGGGTGCCGTCCTACTGGAGCTGCCGGAGCTCGTCCTCGGACATCGAGAGCACCCGCTCGATGGCGAGCTCCTCGATGACGAGCGCCACCTCCGCCACCACCGGCGAGGTGAGCAGCGCGGTGAGCGGCAGGTCCACCTGGAAGGCCTCGCGCAGCCGGGAGACGATCTGGATCCCGGAGAGGGAGTGCCCCCCCAGCTCGAAGAAGTTGTCGTACACGCCGACGGGCCGGACGCCCAGCACCTCGCTCCAGACGGCGCAGATCCGCTCCTCCGTCTCGTCGCGGGGAGCCACGTACGGGTTGTTCAGCTCGGGGCGCCCGTGTCCCGCGGCCTCGCCCGCGGCGTCCGCGGGGGCCGCGTCCGCCGGCCGCTCGCGGGCGAGCCACTGGTTCAGCCGCTGGTGGAGGTCGCCGCGGGAGACCACCACCTGCGGCAGCGAGGCGGAGGTCGAGAGGATCCGCTCGAAGGTCCCGACCCCTTCCCCGGTGGACATCTCGAACTCGGCCACCGTGGCGCCGATCCCGGCGGCCGCGTCCCCGCTCTCCTCGCCGGACTCCCAGTCCGCCCAGTTGATGCTGGTCCACCGGGTGTCGCCCGCGGCGTGGCGGCTCTGGGCGAAGGCGTCCAGGAACAGGTTCGCCGAGGCGTACGCGGTGAAGCCGAGCCCTCCCAGGATCGGGGAGAGGGAGGAGGTCAGGAGGCAGAAGTCCAGCGGGTCGTCGCCCAGCGCCGCGTGCAGCGCGTAGGTGCCGCCCACCTTGGGGTGGAACTGGCGCCGCAGCTCCGCGACGTCGGTCTCGGGGAGGAGGCGCAGCATGCCGCCCTGCGCCACGCCCGCCGCGTGGACCACCCCGTGCAGCGCGCCGAAGCGCTCCCGGACCGCCCGGACCGCCTCCCGGACGTCCGCCTCGCTCCCCGCGTCGCCGCGGAGGACGAGCACCTCGGCCCCCGCGGACTCCAGCGCGCGCAGCGCGCGGACCCGCTCCCGGACCGTCTCGTCGCCGTCCCCCGCGGCGAGCAGGCCGTCCCACTCGTCGCGGGGGGGCACCCCGGTGCGCCCCAGGAGCGCGAGCTTCGCGTCCGCCGTGCGCGCCAGGTGCGCGGCCAGCGCGAGGCCGATGCGCCCCAGGCCGCCGGTGATCAGGTAGACCCCGCCGCGGCGGAGCCGGATCGGCAGCGCCCCCGCCGACGCCTCCAGGCGGAGGGGCTCGAAGGCGCGGACCCAGCGCTGCGCGCCGCGGTACGCCGTCTCCAGGTCCGGGAGGGGGTGGGACACCTCGGTGAGGAGCTGGCCGACCGCGCGCTCGGCCGCGGGCCCCTCCAGGGCGTCCTCCGCCAGGTCCACGGCGCGGCACGTCACGTTCGGATACTCCTGGCCGATGACCCGGCACGGGGCCAGCACCGTCGCGCGGCCCGGGTGGGGCACGTCGCGGCTCTCCACCGCCTGCGCCCCCGCCGTCACCACCCAGAGCCGCACGGACTCGGAGAGCGCCTCGCGGCCCAGCGCCTGAGCCAGGTAGAGGAGCGGGTGGAGCACGCGCTCTTGCTCCCGCTCGAAGCCCTCCAGCCCCCCGCCCGTCCCGGCCGGCTCCGCCCCCCAGAGGTGGACGATCCGGCGGGGGAAGGCGCCCCGGGCCCGGAGCGCCCGGAGGAGGTCGAGGTAGCCGCGGGGCTCGTCCGGCTGCAGGGTGTAGGCGTCCTCCCCCGCCGCTCCGGACTCCGCCCCGGGGCGGACCGTGAGCACCCGCCGCCCGCCTTCCCGGAGGCGCTCCGCCAGGAGCTCCCCGATGCGCCCCCCGTCCGCCAGGAGGAGCCAGGGCGCGTCCTCGCCGTCCGGGTCCGCTACCGGGCCCGGGAGGTGCGCCACGGGGACGCGGGCCTGGCGCCACACGGGCTGGTAGAACCACTCCGCCATGTCCCGGCCCTTCGCCGGGGG
The sequence above is a segment of the Longimicrobiaceae bacterium genome. Coding sequences within it:
- a CDS encoding SDR family oxidoreductase, yielding GAAAPAGGAIDFRRMVGRGGSAADALDRTLYAHPAVFVVEYALARLWMSWGVRPEAMIGYSVGEYVAAALSGVLSLEDALMLVAGRARLVDGLPAGALLAVPLSEDELAPHLGEGVSLMAVNGPALCVAAGDEAAVAALEEALRARGVVSRRLRAGHAFHSRMMEPAAAPFRELLRGVALGAPGIPYVSTVTGGWIRPEEAADPELWVRHLVRPVRFSEGLGTLAEEPSRAYLEVGPGRTLGSFAAQLAGSPGRVVAPSLRAAYETADDPDLLLGSLGRLWLAGVPVDWRAFHAGEERRRVPAPTYPFERERFLVGPGARPGARAAAPRPPAKGRDMAEWFYQPVWRQARVPVAHLPGPVADPDGEDAPWLLLADGGRIGELLAERLREGGRRVLTVRPGAESGAAGEDAYTLQPDEPRGYLDLLRALRARGAFPRRIVHLWGAEPAGTGGGLEGFEREQERVLHPLLYLAQALGREALSESVRLWVVTAGAQAVESRDVPHPGRATVLAPCRVIGQEYPNVTCRAVDLAEDALEGPAAERAVGQLLTEVSHPLPDLETAYRGAQRWVRAFEPLRLEASAGALPIRLRRGGVYLITGGLGRIGLALAAHLARTADAKLALLGRTGVPPRDEWDGLLAAGDGDETVRERVRALRALESAGAEVLVLRGDAGSEADVREAVRAVRERFGALHGVVHAAGVAQGGMLRLLPETDVAELRRQFHPKVGGTYALHAALGDDPLDFCLLTSSLSPILGGLGFTAYASANLFLDAFAQSRHAAGDTRWTSINWADWESGEESGDAAAGIGATVAEFEMSTGEGVGTFERILSTSASLPQVVVSRGDLHQRLNQWLARERPADAAPADAAGEAAGHGRPELNNPYVAPRDETEERICAVWSEVLGVRPVGVYDNFFELGGHSLSGIQIVSRLREAFQVDLPLTALLTSPVVAEVALVIEELAIERVLSMSEDELRQLQ
- a CDS encoding amino acid adenylation domain-containing protein, translated to MDRRTQLLEKRKQLSPERQALLDRVLRGNAGRGTTPPGSIPRRPAGEAAPLSFAQQRLWAIQELDPGSPAYNEPEALPIGGALDLPALERSLTEIVRRHEVLRSVFVLEDGEPVQRVRPAPALRLPVVDLSGAAPEARPGIARRLAREEAARPFDLGRDLLLRATLVRLRPEEHVLLLTTHHAAWDGWSQGVFTRELSVLYAAFTRGAPSPLPELPVQYADYAAWQRERIRGERLEAELGYWRGRVAGAPTLLELPVDHPRPPVQTAPAGHEPVPLAGPLAAGVLELARAEGTTPFVVLLAAFHALLARHTGQLDLLVGTPASSRSRPELEGLIGFFVNTLVVRADLSANPTFRELVRQVREAVLEAQQHQDLPLEVLVRELAPERDPSRNPLFQASFALQRGGSAAAPPGAGLAMGGPEAGGGMARFDLFLHLMETEGALGGHLEYRRDLFEPATVRGMAARFRTLLEAAVADPARRVLDVPILGEDELRRVVAEWNATAAPYPTGECLHRLVERQVDRTPDAVAVVFEGERVTYRELDARANRLAHHLQRLGVGPEARVGICLERSPDMVVALLAVLKAGGAYVPVDPGYPRDRIAYLLGDSAVPVLLTQERLLPLLPDSPARVVCLDRDRGEVDAEPEARPRAAVSAGSLAYVIYTSGSTGRPKGAMNEHRGVVNRLLWMQEEYGLDASDAVLQKTPFSFDVSVWEFFWPLMTGARMVVARPEGHRDPVYLSELIEREGVTTLHFVPSMLHAFLQAGEPERCGSLKRVVCSGEALAFELQERFAGKLPGVELHNLYGPTEAAVDVTYWACVPGDGRGVVPIGRPVANTRILVLDGSLNPVPAGVSGELFIGGVQVGRGYLGRPELTAERFVPDPLGTEPGARLYRTGDRVRWLPDGVLEYLGRMDFQVKVRGFRIELGEIESVLLAHPAVREAAVVARGDGAGGQRLAAYVVPAAAGEDPSPGDLRAHLLERVPEYMVPGAFVLLEALPLTPNGKLDRRALPDPAPAAAAAASGYTAPSTPAERILAELWAELLRVERVGVHENFFELGGDSILSIQIVARARERGLR